CGGCAAGGATAGCGCGATCGTGTCCTGGAAACCGAGTGTTGTAGACGCCGGGCTCGGTGTCGAGCGGTATGTCGATTATTTCATCGGACACCCAGCCAACCCCCGGAATAGGTGATTGAGTCAGATGCAGCGTGGCGGCGGGTATTGCGTTGTCCTCCCGGTCGTGTGCCGCTGTCACGCTCTTATTTGCGGCTAGGTCAGCACGAGCACGAAAGAAACGAGCGTAAACCCAGGCCGCAACCAGACCAGTCGCGATGGGCACGAGCACCAACTCGGCGATATGTTCTGCGGACACCCTGCCCCCTGCAAAGTCGGTAAAGTCTGATCCCGGCTAGCTGTTCTGATCGTAGGTGGCAAGCCGACGTTCGTCACCAATCGTCATTGCCGCAGCTGTCAGAGTGGTGTCTCAATACCTTGGAGCTGCCAGGAATCGAAAACGCGAATGATGCAGTTCAACTACACAATCCTGTTATGGGTCTGCCCGACATGGAGAAACATGAGTCGGAATGAGTGTTGTGCCGACGACCGTCAGCACAACACGCCAGGCGGTGTCTAGGCCTCTGTCCGTATCGGTCCTTAACCGCCGGTTGGTGCAGCGCTACTTTGAACCTGCGGATCCCCTTCGAGGGTGGTATCGGTATCCGACTGAGACGGCAATTCCGCAGCGGGCCTTAGTAAGCCGTCAGGCGCGAGCATCACCACGTCAGATAGCAATATGTATGTACCCACGATGAAACGGTCAGCGTCGCGACGAGTCACGGATGCGTGAGCGCCCTTGTTGCCAGCATCGACGAAGGCGTCAAGTCGCTCACCGTAGTACCTCAAGTCCGAGAGGATTACGCCGTTGCGGGTCTCGCTTTGCTGCTGCTGTTGCTCGATCCAATACACCAGCCTATTGACGTAGTTCTCTGCGCCACTTGCCCTTCCGCCAATATCAGAACCTGGTGGCACAAGCTTGTCAGCAACCGCGATGATGAGCTTTCGGCAGTATGCTGCCGCATCACTCCAATGGTCAGGCTTGTCGGACGACACCAACTCGAAAGCTGCGGCCAACTGGTTGGCCGAATCCGGGACTAGGCCAACGAGTACGCCGTCTGCCGATTCGCGGATTCTGGTGAATGAGCTTTCGATGGCATCGCCGAAGCGAAGTTCTAAATACTTTTCTGACGCGTATTCATGAATTGCGCCGAGCACGCGGTCCAGGACCCCTTGATTGGTGATGATGGCTTCCTGTACGACCTTGCGCTCAACCGTGTTACCGCTTGGCGCGCCCACAAATTGGTTCGGGTTCGCAGATGAGACGCTGACTGGTGCGTCAGCCGAAGCAGCCATCCGGAGCCTGCCTGACTCAACCATTGCAGCCAGATGGCTCACAGATGCGGTCTTCGCGCGCTTCGCTCCGTCCCCATCCTCGAAGACGCGGTGCGACCGAGCCGCAGCAGCCCACGCTGGACGGCTTACCCCGGCTGCGGTCGTGTGCGGCTCATAGCCTGAGATTTCTATGGCCAGCCATGCCATTGCATCGTCGTCGTCCAAGAGCCGTGCAAGACGACTGGCTTTGCGAACAAGTTCGGTCGGGCCGAGACGGCTCAACTCAAAGTCTGTCAGCAGATCATCGGACAGTTGTAATGCTTCTGCTCGGCGATTTGGCACTCTTTGTCCCCCTTCATACTCGCAGTCCTTCACGATGGCACAGCGTCGCCACCCTAAATCTGCCGCCTCCCCTGCGCACGGGTTCACGTGCGATAGATACAAAAGCTAGCGTCGATGTCTCCGGCACTGCGCTCCCGTCTTAGTGCAACGACTGCTTGGACACGCCACGGCTGCGATGACACTGGACCGGTATGGTCATCTGCTGTCGGAGGACTCTGGCCGCGGTGGCTCACGTCCTCGGTGCCGCGATCGAAGGGGCTGCGGTCCCACTGCGGTACTTAGGAATCATAAGGACGAATTCGGAGAACAATTAGACGTCTGAACTGCGAGGCCCCCATAGCCCAATTGGCAGAGGCAGCGGACTTAAAATCCGCCAAGTGTCGGTTCGAGTCCGACTGGGGGCACCGAAACTAAAGCGCTTCTGATGCTGGTAGATGCGATATTTACGTTTGCTGACCGGTAATGCGTAAGCGTTGTGCCCACACTTTGCCCACACTTTCGTCTAATTTGTCGGCAACAGCAGTGAGATCGTCGTCGAACAAATCGGCGTAGACATCCAACGTCATCGCCGCCGAGGAGTGGCCGAGCATCCGTTGCACGACCTTGACGTTGGCACCCGAGCTAATCGCCAGGGACGCTGCGGTGTGCCGCAGGGCGTGGGCAGTAATACGCGGGAACACTGCTGTGGTCGGTTCCTTGCCGCCCTTGCTCTCCTTGACCCTGGCCGCGCCAGCGACAGCCTGGCAGCGGTCCACCGCCCCTGAAAGCCAAGAGTCATGCGATGACGGCGGCCCGAGGTGCCCACCGTCGCGCGCCGACCAGATCAGCTCACCATGTTCCTTGCCCTTGCATGTGGCGGCCAGCTCGTCGACTACGAACGCTGCCAGCGGCACGGTTCGAGATTTACCCGACTTGAGCGTACCCACGTGAACATCACCACCGACCGTGACGGCATTCTCATGCAGCACGATTCGACGTTTCAGGAATTCCACGTCGCCAACCCGCAATGCCGCGGCCTCACCCCAGCGCAGGCCCGCAGTGCCCAGTAGTAGGACCAGGGAGCCGTAGCGACCCGACTCGACCGCGAGCCACTGGAGTTGCTCGGCGGTCAAGTAGATGTTCTTTCGTTTCACTCGCGCCGGTAGCTTCACACCACGCGCCGGGTTAACCGCAAGCCGACGATCCTTCACCGCGTCGTCAAGAATGCGGGCTAGTACGGAGTACGCGGTGATTACGACAGTTCCCTTGCGCTTGGTGGCCAATCCGGTTACCCACGCCTGTACTGCCGAGTGGTTGATATCTGCAATAGCTGTTGCCGCCCAGCGTGTTTCGACGTGCACTCGCCAGGCCGACTCGACTGAGTGGAACGCCGACGGCTTGATGATTCCCTGCTGCCGCGTCAGCCAGTCCGGCCCTAGCGCGCCGACGGTGATCTTGCCGAGCGCTGGTGCGACGTAGCTGCCGGTGAGTTTATCCACCTCGACCGTTGCTGCGAACGCTTCGGCATCGCGCTTGGTTTTGAAGCCGCGCTTGTCGGTCTGACGATGGTCTGGGGTGCGGTAGCGGACGCGGTAAAGCATTGCACCGCTTGCGGTCTCGTACTTACTTATCGTCGCCATCAGGTTTCCGGTCTGGACCAAAAGCGCCCTCAAGTAGCTCCTCGCGTGCCTCGGCGGCGAATGCTTCTTCTTCCTTCTGGAGATGGTGCAGCATCCTTTGCACGATCCATGGCGGTGATGAGGTGAATAAGAATTCGTTCAGTGATTGGCCGGGGAGCGGTTTGTTTCCTCGTAGCCATTCCCATAGGAGTACGGCGTTCACCTCCAGGTTCAATACTTCCGCGCTCTCAGTTGGCTCCGTAAATGGTGGACCAAGCAATGTAGCTGGTGAAACACCAAGTGCAGCAGCCAAAGCCACGAGGTCGTCTACGTCCACCCTGCGCTTGACGGACTCAATGTTCTTGATGGCTACTGGTGTTAGGTTCCAGCCCAAGGATTCAAGCCGCTCCGATAGCTGAGTCCACGTCAGGTTCCGCACCTTTCGCAACCGTTCAACGTTTCCGGCGACCGTGTGCGCGGTTGCCCCGATTTCGGGTGCTCGTCCAGCCATGGGTCCATGGTGACACACAAACTTTGTCAGTCAACAGGCAATCGTTGACAACAGGAGTTGACTGTGATTCTCTGAGCATGAACAGTCAAACTTTAACGATTGATCACCAAAGAAAGGCGATTTATGACGACTGACACCGCTACACCGAAGGAGGTGGCGGCGTACCTGCATACCAGCGAGGCTGGTCTAGCGCAGTTGCGCTACCGGGGCGTGGGCCCGAAGTTTGTGCGCGTTGGTCCCCGCAAGGTGATCTACCGCTGGGCCGATGTGCATGCCTATCTGGACGCGAACACCTGCCAGCGTACCGACGACCCTCGGGGTGCAGCGTGATGGCGGAGGCCGCGCTGATTGCCGCCCGTTTGGCGGCTGCTTCGCAGTGTTTCCCGTTGCCGCATAGTGACGTTGACGGTAGGGCGGTGTGTGATTCGACGGTTTATGTCGAGGCCGAGGGCAAGTCCATCGCGATCACGGTCACTGATTACGACGGCAGTAAGCGCGAGTACCGCGCTGATGTCCGGCTGGTAGCGACCAGCACCCCTGAAATGCGAACGCTCCCAGCGGAATCCGGTGTTAGAGCACCGGGCCGGGAGCGTTCCGAACAACCCAACCGATAAGTAAGGAGTTCGTTGATGAGTCTACCTGCAATAACCGGGCCTGTGGAAGGGCTGGTGATCGATCCAGTCGAGGTTGATCTACTTCTTGATCGCGCGGTGAACCTGGCCACCCTGGCTGCTGGGGACATCGGGCAGGCCCTTACGGGCCTGCCCGATGATGCGCCGTTGTTCTCGTGCGTGGATTTGTCCGAGGCTCTGCGGCATCTGCGTGTGGCGGTGTGGCTGATTGATCGGGCTGCTGACCGTCTGGCGGTTGGGGGCGGCCGGTGACTGCTTTGGTGTTGGTGCCTGACGTGGGTGATACGCGGCCCCAGCTGCCGCCGATTGAGCGTTACGCGATCTGGATGCAAGGTCGTGGGTTGTCGGATCGCACGATCACCGACACGATGTTGACGTTGTGCCGGTTTCAGAACGTGTTGTCTTCTCCGATTGAATCCACACCAGCTCTGGCGATTTCACGGTTCCTGGCTAGTGAGCGGTTCGGGGCGCGTACCCGATACACCTATCACGGGCATCTGCGTGGTTTCTTTCGCTGGCTGGCCGCTGAGGGCGGCGTCGATGCCATGGCCACGCTGCCGCAGCCCCGGATGCCGCGCGGAGTCCCTAGGCCCATCACCGACGAGGAGCTGGCCTCGGTGCTGGCCTTGCGGATGCGCCGGCGCACGCGGGTGATGATCTTGTTGGCCGCCTATGCGGGGTTGCGTGCCCATGAGATCGCCAAGGTGCGCGGCCAGGATGTGGACCTCGGTGCGCGCACCGTGCATGTGATCGGCAAGGGCGGCCATGGCGCCTGGATCCCGTTGCACCCGCTGCTGGCCGAGGTCGCAGAGACGATGCCGCGCCGTGGCTGGTGGTTTCCCAGTCACACGGTGCTCGGTCAACCTGTGCGCCGGGAGTCGGTCACCGGCACGATCAGCAAGGTATTCGACCGCGCGGGTATTCATGGGGCTACGCACCGGCTGCGGCATTGGTTTGGTACCAGTTTGGTGGATTCGGGCGCGGATCTGCGGACGGCACAGACGTTGTTGCGGCACGAGAACCTGGCCTCGACGGCGATCTATACCGCGGTGCGCGATGAACGGCGCGTAGAGGCTGTGGCACGGCTCGTTGTGCCCGGAGGTGCCCGTGGGTGACGGCAAGAAGATGGGGGCCCCGGTTTCATCGCCGGGGCGCTCGCCTGAATCTCGAGAAGTCAGCTGGTGGCCGGTGCACGAGTTCGTGGCAATTTTGGTGGCGTCAACGAAATTCACGGCCTTACCTGCCGCTGGCACTCCGAGGTGGTGCGCGTTATCCGACGGGGATCCGCGCAAGCTGCTGGCGGTGGCGATCTCCGGTGAGCACTGGGCGCTGCGCTGCGAGCTTGACCAGATTGCCTCAGCTGAGGCATCGAAAGCTGTTGCCGCTGCCGTGGACTGGGGTCGGATTTCACATCGGACCCTTGCCGGGCGCGGCCCGAACTACATCCCCCGAGAGAGGGCATCTTGACCGACGACGAGTTCTTCACCGCTACCCCGGAACTACAGACGATCTATCGGTGGGCGCGGGCCCGGTATGCCGCGCCGTGGGCGGTGTTCTTTGCGGTACTGCTGCGGGTCGCTGCATCAGTCGCTCCACATGTGCAGCTACCTGGCGTGATCGGTGGGCGCGCGTCGTTGAATCTGTTGTGCGCGTTCGTTGCCCCGTCCGGTGGCGGTAAGGGCATCAGCGACAAGGTGGCCCGGCTGGCGTGGCCTAGCAGCGTCAAAGAGCTGCCGATCGGTTCAGGTGAGGGTATCGCTGAGACGTTCACCTTGCGCGGCATGGAGTCCGAAGACAACGAGCGCGTCACTAACGCGATCTTCAGCTGCTCTGAGATCGATGTCTTAACCGGGTTGGAATCGCGCCAAGGCTCAACAACCCTCGGCACGATGAAGGCCTTCGCGATGGGTGAGCAGTTCGGCTCCACCAATGCCAGCAGGGGCAATAGCCGAAACGTGCCCGCCCATTCGTATCGAGGTTGCCTATCGGTTGGAGCGCAACCAGGCCACACCGGCGTGATCTTCAACGACACCACTGGCGGCACTCCACAACGGTTCCTGTGGGCGCTGACCATTGACCCCGACATGCCCGCCGACTCTGTGGCCGATCCCGAGCCGCTCAACCATCACGTGCCAGGTCTGCTGACCCGTCGGCACGATGACCCCGACATCGTCACCGAGATCGTCTACGGCCCGCCAGAGATCCGGCAGACGATCATCGCCGCGCACCTGGCCCGCCAACGCGGTGAAGGCGATGCCCTAGACGGCCATTGGATGCTGACCCGCTGCAAGGTAGCGGCATTGTTGGCGATCCTGCACCACCGCTCGGTGGTCTCCGAACTGGACTGGCAGCTCTCCGAGGTCGTCATGGCGCACTCCGACCGCACCCGCGACTGGATCGTCTCGGAGGCCAAGAAGGCCCAACGGGCAAAGGTGCGCGACCGTGCGATGTCTCGGGCGGCCGGGGAGCAATTCATCTCCGATCACAAGCTCGACAGAGCCAAGAAGGCGGTACTGCGGTGGCTCGAGCGCGACGGCGCGATGGCCCGCCACAACCTACGGCGCAGGCTCAAAGCTGACCTAAGAGAGCATTTCGATCCGGCGTTAGCTGAGCTGATCGCAGATGGGCAGATTCATGTTGAAGAAGTCACCAACGGCGAGAGCTACGCGCTCACTTCCGAAAGTACACGGGTCCCCGAGGTACACCCCCCAAAAGCACAGGTCAATGCCCGTGTCCCACAAGTACACGGTGTACCCGCTGCTACGGTGACTGAGCTGGATTATCGCAGGTCGTCCGACTCTGAGCGTCCGAAGCGGTTGTGCCCACAATGGCTCGCCGATTACATCGCAGACCTCGTGACGAGGGGCGAAACTACTGTCTCTTCGTTAACTGTGTATACCGAAGGGAAGGCGCAAGGGTACTCGCCAAGCTCGATCGGAAACGCGATCACAGCACACGATGACATGACCATCATCGGCCAGGACGGTGCCAGCAAGGTCTACTCACTGACCGGACAAACCACCGGATACAAGCCACTGATCCAGTGGGTGAACGACTACCTCGACGCCCTTCCGGCAAACACGGAATCACTCGATAAGGAACAAGCCAGGCAAGCGGTAGAGGCTGAGTCGGCCGGGTACTCATGGGAGGCGGCACGCAGGGTGTTCCTGGGCAGTGGCCGCGTGCAGTCCGCACCCGATCCTGGCGGCGACTCACGGAAAACCATCTGGACCATCACCGACACCGCCAACCAGGAGACATCCGCATGACTCAACCACCAGTCGCACAGCAAACATGCTGGCACTGCCAGCAAACACGATGGAGGTGTGATGTCATGGTGATGACCAGCCGACGGGCCACTAAGTCCCTGACCAGCACCAATGCACACACCGCCGAGTGTCATAACTGCAGGTCAGAGCCCATCCCCCTGAAAATGTTCAGGTGGGGGGCCTTCCTGACCCCCGGAGGCTCCCGTCAGGTTTTTTTTGAACGCGGCGCGCGATGACCGCAGCCGCGAAACCAGCAAAGGCGACCGACAAGTCAGCTAACATACCAGTTAAGGAGTGGTTCGAGTGAAGATGCATCGGCCTCGCGATATCGAGGCCAAGGCGTGGGCGGTGCGCACACCTGATCCGGGAGTGTTTGTGCAGTTCGGTTGGATGCGGTTCACCGCGTCGCCCGCTGAGGCCCGCACGTTGGCGCACACGCTCAACGCAGCTGCCGATAGCGCCGAGCAGGCACCGGCTGATGGCCGCTGAACGGGAGTGTGCGGTACAGCTGTTAATTCATGTACTGCAAGGGGATTCGTGGGGATTGCAGGAGGTTGTTTTCGACGTGTTCGCACCGGGCAAGGGTGCGACGGAAGCGCTGGGGCTGCTGACTGCGGCCATGACGGTGGTGGCCGAGTTGCCTATTCCGGTCGCTGTGCGTGAGCGTGTGGTGGTCAACTTGCGGTCGTATCTGGTGCAGCGGGCCGCCGATGAAGGCGATGAGAGCCTGTGATTACCGGGTTGCGGGGCGTGGTGCTACTGGACAGCAACGATGCCCGGTATGTGGCCGAGGCGCTGGCGCGGTTCCTGGTGGTGCTCGGCGAGCACGGTCTGCGCGCCTCCCCGACATTGTTGGATGCCGAGGCACGTCTTCGGAAAGCTGCTGTGGGCGCAAGTGATTCGACACGCAGCGCAAGTGGTGGCGTCAGTGGTGTTGGCGGGCATCTGAGTTCGTCTCACAGTGGCATGTATGACCTTGTCGATTCCGTCGAAGCGGCCCGGATCTTGGGCTGCACGCCGCAGAACGTGCGTGATCTGGCGCGCCGGGGCCGTCTACCGGCGCACCGCGCGGGCCGGGGCTGGGTCTATCCGGCGCAGGCTGTTGCCGAACGCGCAGAGCGGCAGG
This genomic window from Mycobacteroides chelonae contains:
- a CDS encoding helix-turn-helix domain-containing protein, whose amino-acid sequence is MAGRAPEIGATAHTVAGNVERLRKVRNLTWTQLSERLESLGWNLTPVAIKNIESVKRRVDVDDLVALAAALGVSPATLLGPPFTEPTESAEVLNLEVNAVLLWEWLRGNKPLPGQSLNEFLFTSSPPWIVQRMLHHLQKEEEAFAAEAREELLEGAFGPDRKPDGDDK
- a CDS encoding site-specific integrase, whose translation is MATISKYETASGAMLYRVRYRTPDHRQTDKRGFKTKRDAEAFAATVEVDKLTGSYVAPALGKITVGALGPDWLTRQQGIIKPSAFHSVESAWRVHVETRWAATAIADINHSAVQAWVTGLATKRKGTVVITAYSVLARILDDAVKDRRLAVNPARGVKLPARVKRKNIYLTAEQLQWLAVESGRYGSLVLLLGTAGLRWGEAAALRVGDVEFLKRRIVLHENAVTVGGDVHVGTLKSGKSRTVPLAAFVVDELAATCKGKEHGELIWSARDGGHLGPPSSHDSWLSGAVDRCQAVAGAARVKESKGGKEPTTAVFPRITAHALRHTAASLAISSGANVKVVQRMLGHSSAAMTLDVYADLFDDDLTAVADKLDESVGKVWAQRLRITGQQT
- a CDS encoding helix-turn-helix domain-containing protein; amino-acid sequence: MITGLRGVVLLDSNDARYVAEALARFLVVLGEHGLRASPTLLDAEARLRKAAVGASDSTRSASGGVSGVGGHLSSSHSGMYDLVDSVEAARILGCTPQNVRDLARRGRLPAHRAGRGWVYPAQAVAERAERQAAKRG
- a CDS encoding DUF2742 domain-containing protein translates to MGDGKKMGAPVSSPGRSPESREVSWWPVHEFVAILVASTKFTALPAAGTPRWCALSDGDPRKLLAVAISGEHWALRCELDQIASAEASKAVAAAVDWGRISHRTLAGRGPNYIPRERAS
- a CDS encoding helix-turn-helix transcriptional regulator, with the protein product MTTDTATPKEVAAYLHTSEAGLAQLRYRGVGPKFVRVGPRKVIYRWADVHAYLDANTCQRTDDPRGAA
- a CDS encoding tyrosine-type recombinase/integrase, with the protein product MGDTRPQLPPIERYAIWMQGRGLSDRTITDTMLTLCRFQNVLSSPIESTPALAISRFLASERFGARTRYTYHGHLRGFFRWLAAEGGVDAMATLPQPRMPRGVPRPITDEELASVLALRMRRRTRVMILLAAYAGLRAHEIAKVRGQDVDLGARTVHVIGKGGHGAWIPLHPLLAEVAETMPRRGWWFPSHTVLGQPVRRESVTGTISKVFDRAGIHGATHRLRHWFGTSLVDSGADLRTAQTLLRHENLASTAIYTAVRDERRVEAVARLVVPGGARG